The genomic region gatgcaagtgttgttggtgagaagatctcagggtttgttgttgtgattgatggtgatgagaaaaaCTATTGAGGGCAAAGAACTCCTCCATTATATATTCTCGTCTTGAGGTTCATTTCGTTCATTTCCGTAACTATTTTCTTCGGTCGCACGTTGATGTTCTGAGCTGACGGGTGGTGCTGTTTTTGGTGGTGCCATAGAATGATCCAGCCCTGGACACAGCCATTTCGGGCGATGCCGGGGTCCGCAACACCAGAATTGGATCTCTCACCTTGTGAGAtcttcatgatgattgaGAAGTTGATCGACTATCTCTGTCTACGGCTAACTATTTGTTATCTTTCATATTTTACTTCATACATTCCATTCTACGGCACTTTCAGAGTCCTGAGCATTCGTGGGTGAGATGTTTATGTACAATTCCATTTTCGAGCATCCAGATACAAAATTATCAATTGAAAAACCATCAACGTGCATGCTTCCCTCTGCGACAGTCATATCTCGGTAACTGCTCAGCTGAACCCATCAACCAAATGTATCTGTAAATGCGATTGTGGTGATGGCATTCTCAGAATCTAGTGTTGAGAAATCATCTGATTTTCGGACCCGGCGTCTACCGAACCCACCCAAAAATTCTCCGGGAAATCAGTCCATCATTCGGTTCTCGACACACTCAGCTCCAAAGCACATTCTCGACTGCCAAAATCGTCTCACTGAACGATTTTAACTCTGGTACCGGAATCATCAGGAATAAATGCTGTATTTTCCCTTTAAGCGTGTAATTTTCGCCATGCAACGACGGATTGAGtgatgatctcatcaatTTCAGTTTACCTCCAAATCCGTGTCTCTGCATCAGAGCCCTCTTGTCTTCTTATCTGTGTATCAGCCTCCGCACATATCGGCTAGGTATGCCCGGAGTCATGAAGTGCCCACCGGTCGGGGTTCCACAATTCCCGGTGTCCTCGCCGGTAACACGGCCGGCTACGTAATGCATCATAGGCACCAAAAGGAATGCCGAGTGAGCTCTAGTCAAAAGAAATCGAGAATGAGTTTTACTTGAGCCCTTTCTGATAGAAGAATTATATCCAATCCCTCATCAAGGGTTCGCCTCATGAACCAATACAGATCATATCATGGACATCACAGCTACTGTCAACAGTCCATCGATACAACCATCCTTAGACCTCCAGCCAACGATCGGAGAATTCCAATCCAATCCCCAAGCCCTTCATCCACACGTCACATGCTTCTATTCCCGCCTCAATCCCGAAACGTCCATCACCCATCAATGACATCCAATAGTCGTCAATGGCTATACATCTCCAGATATGCTAACGCGGGGAAGCTCCTGATACTGTAGCTCACCACGTCATCCCTCCATCATCCAAAGCTCTTAAATCATTGACTGAACCCTATTAAACAGCAAAGGTCCCTCAATCGCTGAGATCCAATACTGCTTCATACAAACAATCACCGTATCAGAAGAATAAGTCAAAATGTCCATGAGATTGATCCTTCGTCCTGTGGTGCGAATCCCACTCCTCCGCCCCCAGATCCGTCTTGCTACTACAAACCCTACGCATGTCCATCCAGACGGTAACCTCGGCGGTCCGGGAGGTCAGCAGCCCCCACCTGCACGCCCCGGCGGTCCGGAAGCCATCACAAGAAACTGGTACAGCcaccctcaccctcctcgTTATCACCGCTGACACTCCCAGGATGCCcatcgctgctgctgcaggtGTGATCGCAGGCGGCGTGTACATCATGCTCCCCACGCGAGGAAAACCCCCCGAGAGAACTCTCGAGAGCGACATGGTAGCCGCCAACTCGACGGCGATTGGATACATCGGTCAACCATCTGGAAAACCAGGTATTGCTTCTCATTACAGGGAGCTTCGAGATGGGAAGGAAGTCGAGTCGATGAAGGAGTTGAGTGGGAGAAAAGGCGGTGGTTCAATGGGTCCTTTCAGGGCGGAATAAATAACAAAAAACGTATTTCATAACGGAGGCGACTTGCCCAGAGTATCAAATTGTCTATCATGCTCGATGGAGCTGTACATTAATAATAACACATCGCTTACTTCTGCTCTGACGgttcgtccttcttcttttgtaGCAGGTAATCTCCCCCAAACACCGCTTTGTATACTCCTCTTAATCCTCTTATAGGCCATCCTGTTCGTGCAGTTGACTTCATCAGTTTCTCGTCTCCTTCGATatcgactttgactttgtcgtAGACATTCGGTAGATATGATGCTCCGTACTTTGCTCTTAGCGCATCATACGCTTCTTTGTTGTAATGTGACCAGAATTCATCTTCTGTGTAGTATGCTTGGGCGTATAGCCATTTCTTTCCTCCGCAGTCCTGTACTTTTTGCTCCAGAGCTCGATTATGTCGAATTGCGTCTCGTCGGTTTCCTTGTAGAGGCCCCCATATTCCAAAGTTCATGAGTTCCACGGTCCCTGGTTTTGCGAATTCTGCGTGGAGACCATATCCTGAGTCTGGGTCTTCTCGTCGTACTCGTAATGGACATATCCAGAGGGGGTAGATTCTGAATTGCTTGTCTAGCCAGTTTTGAAACTCTGGTACGCTGTTGTAAGGCACTCCGACATCTTGAACCATGTAATAGTCAAATAGGTTACTCTTGTGGCCGGCAGAGTACATGACGCGAGCTCGTAGGAGAGGATCCAGGATATATCGTGTCAGTCGGTTAAATGGTGTGAGAAAGTAGTCGAAGGCATATTTGGCGACCCAGAAACCACCTCTGTCGTAACGGAAGAGATAATCCTTCAATGGGATGTAGTCGGCGACGCATGTGACAGATCCCATCCTTAGCCCATCTCGGACCTTTTCAACATGAAGATAAAACCACTTGTCCCTCCGTCGGTTCAGTTGTCTTGGAGTAGCGCTGATTGGTATCTCATCCACCATTCGTCCCGCACATACAACAGTCGTATCCTTGGAGTAGGCAATCCCATCAACATAATCATTCTCCCATCTCTTACACTCCTCCTTGATAATCTTGACAGACTCAGATGGCCCCCTTGCGAGCCGGTACTTGAGCTCAACATACTCCTTCGCCTCCTTCAACTGGACCTCCAGCAACGTAACGACACCGAGTGTTCCGAACGCCGAAGCAGTACCCCAGAAAAGATCCGGCTGCTCCGTTTTTGAAGCACGCGTCACGCTTCCATCCGCAAGAACAATCTCAATCCAATTGACTGTCGCGTCGAAGGCCCCGTACCGAAAAGAACTGCTCTCTCCCGACGTCCCCGAAAAGCCACCTCCAACGGTAATAGCCGGGAACTCCATAACGACCAGCGGAACAAGCCCCAGCGGTAGCGTCGCATCAACGAGGACTTCCATTGAGACATTTGGTTCAACAATCGCTGTCTTGGAATCTTTGTTCACTTCAATGACATGGTTGAGCTTGCTTGTGTCGACGGTGTTGTCCACACGCCGGTTTGAGTGTCGTGTGCTGTTAGTTGAGCCATGGTATAGGCGGAACGGTTCCTGGCGGGCGTGAAAGTGCTTAACTCTGTCTGCGACGCCTGCGACGATGGTTTTATGAGGGTCCATCATGAGATGGAATCgcagaaataaataaaaagagatgCAGGAAGCAAGAACAAAGACTTGGCGAGTCGTTCAGAGTAGTATCGGGTCGGAAATAGCGAGGAATGATCCACAATTCCTTTTCCTTGTGTCGTGCGTGCTTGTGCTCGTGCTTACGACCAAGAGTTTTTATATGAGTCGATCAGTCATGACGCTTGATTCCGACATATCCGAGCATGATGATTGCTTAGGCTGCTTCGAATCAGCAAGACTCgtcttatttactttttgCTTGTTACGGTCTGAGGCGCCACGTCAAACACGTCAGCCCTGCTTTGACCATATCGCCAAGTTTTTTATTCTATTCTGGTCGATCTCAATATGACGTTTGTTGTTTCATTGGTTCAGCTTGTGATGCATGAATAGGCGCGTTTGTTAGTGGACAAGCAATCCTGGAAATGGCCCCCACAAGACATTGacaaccaaaccaaaccaaacgcTCTATTGATAAATTATCCTAATGACTCTACAATTCTAGCTTTGGTGTGTAAAGCTCTACTATGTATTCGCTCTCATCCCCCCCTTTTCCTAATCCGAGTCTACACCACCAAACGCTGTGATAAACTATCCGAATGACTCCAATCCTAGCTTTGGCGTGCAACGCTCTATGGTGTATTCTCCTTACCCTCCGGTGCACGCGAGGAACTCTTCAACGGAGGGAGTTCGTGATCGTTATCat from Fusarium fujikuroi IMI 58289 draft genome, chromosome FFUJ_chr04 harbors:
- a CDS encoding related to 24-dehydrocholesterol reductase precursor → MDPHKTIVAGVADRVKHFHARQEPFRLYHGSTNSTRHSNRRVDNTVDTSKLNHVIEVNKDSKTAIVEPNVSMEVLVDATLPLGLVPLVVMEFPAITVGGGFSGTSGESSSFRYGAFDATVNWIEIVLADGSVTRASKTEQPDLFWGTASAFGTLGVVTLLEVQLKEAKEYVELKYRLARGPSESVKIIKEECKRWENDYVDGIAYSKDTTVVCAGRMVDEIPISATPRQLNRRRDKWFYLHVEKVRDGLRMGSVTCVADYIPLKDYLFRYDRGGFWVAKYAFDYFLTPFNRLTRYILDPLLRARVMYSAGHKSNLFDYYMVQDVGVPYNSVPEFQNWLDKQFRIYPLWICPLRVRREDPDSGYGLHAEFAKPGTVELMNFGIWGPLQGNRRDAIRHNRALEQKVQDCGGKKWLYAQAYYTEDEFWSHYNKEAYDALRAKYGASYLPNVYDKVKVDIEGDEKLMKSTARTGWPIRGLRGVYKAVFGGDYLLQKKKDEPSEQK